The DNA sequence ATCCATCACATTGTCCTCCTTTCAAAAGGAGAAAGGGTATCTACAAGCAGATACCCCTCCATTTTAAATCAACCTTTTTGAATCCAAAATGTAAATACGCCAGCCTCTTCCTTATGCTTCACTAAGTCATGACCACCTGATTTCGACCATGCAGCTAAATCTGCAACTGATCCTTTATCTGTCGCAAGAATTTCCAACACTTCACCCGTTTCCATTTCCTTCATGACTTTTCTTGCACGTACAACCGGCATTGGACAAGCCAACCCTTTAGCGTCTAATACTTTGTTTGATTGCATCCCTAATCTCTCCTTTTTTTCTAACTTATTATCTATTTAAGTTGAACATATGAATCCGTGTACAATCTTAGCGAAGGCGCCTTATAAGGGGTAGCCGAAGCCATAAGACTAGCAGCGAAGCAGCCTGGCTTATGGCGGGAGGCATCCCCGAGCGCCGAAGTGGGTTTGAAGGAATTATTTATTTCTACCTATCGGACTGCACAACGATTTGGTCCGATTTCCATTTCCCGTTGTGTTTCTAAATCAGGCGTTATTTTCCCCATATTCGTTTCACGGATTTGCTGGTAAGCATTTGGTTGTGGTGGTAAATTCCCAGTCACCATTTCCCTGAATTCTACTTCATCTTCAATGTTCAAACCATGATTTTCAGCAAACAATGTACCCAGCTTTCTAGACACGCTACCGTCCCTATTCAATTCTTCAATAATCATGAAATGCGCAGGGAGAACAATCAGTTCTTCTGATAATTCTTTATAGCGTTTGTACAACGACTCCCGCAAATCTCCAACCCAATCTTCAGCTAAACCAGCAAGGTCAGGACGTCCTATCGAATCGATGAATAAGATATCGCCGGAAAGTAAATACGAGTCATCTATTATGAATGATGTTGAACCAATCGTATGGCCAGGTGAATATAAAGGTTGAATGGCGATCGTCGTATCACCGATTGTAATCGTTCGCCCCTCTTCTAATGACTCATAGGCAAACGTCACTTCACTAGCATCTTTTTGCGGCAACCAGTACGTTCCATTAACGGCTTCTGCAATTTTGCGTCCCCCTGAAATATGATCTGCATGGAGATGTGTATCCAAAATATGCGTAATTTCAACATCCAACTTTTCCGCGAATTCGATGAATACATCAGTCATCCGTGTCGCATCGATAATTGCCGCTTCCCCGTTTGAAACGATCATGTATGACAAACAACCTTTGCCGATTCGGACAAACTGGTACAACTCCCCGCCGTCTTTCAAGTCACCAATTTTCACTGGCTCCAAATGTTCACTCCATGCCTTCATGCCGCCTTGTAAGTAATGAACTGCGCGACCTTCCTCAGCAATCATTTCTCCAATCATAATGGAAGAGCCTTCTTTCGCGCAGACAACGACAATATCTAAATCCGCAGGAAGCTGATGCAGGATTTCTTCAACCCCATCGAGTAAATCGAAATAAGGGATATTAAGATACTGAATATTTTCTCCTTCAATTTTCCAATCCACAAACGCATCTTCATTACGAACGTCTAGGATGAAAAATGGTTCTTGATTCACCACTTTTTTCGCTATTGTACTGGCTGTCATAGCTTGAACTGTCATTTGTATACCCCCTATAGTAATTTCATTCATTTATTACACCAATTTTTCTGTGGGTCCGTTCCACTCGCTCATACCAGGCACAACGTTTTTCACTCTTGAAAAGCCCAATTCAGCAAGTTTTCGGGATGCTGTATCACTACGATTTCCTGTTCGGCATACGACGTAAATTTCCGTTTCTTTATCAAGATTACCGAGTTCACTATCAAGATCAGCAAGCGGGAACGACTTAGCTCCCGGAATGTGATTGAATGCGTATTCTGCCGATTCACGAACATCGAGCACAAGCACTTCACGGTTCCCCTCTAAAATGGCTTGTAGCTGTTCATTCGACACGATATGTGGATGTTTTTTCTCAACTTTTTCTTCTCCACTCGACTTCCGTACATAATGCGTCAGAATTCCTGCATCTTCAGTCGTGCCCAAGTAGTCATGCCCGGAACCCTCAGCCCACGCTTTTAAATCCGCCGTAGATCCTTTATCAGTTGCCTGTACTTCCAACACATTTCCTGGTTCCATTTCCTTAATGATCTTTCTCGTTTTAACGATTGGCATTGGACATGCCAATCCTTTTGCGTCAAGAATGAAATCAGTTTTTATCATGTTACATTCCTCCTTTACCCATGCCTGTATGGGTATATTTTACGTTTAAAAAAATACTATTACTCCACTGAACCTTCCCAGTCATTCATACCGCCAACCATATTCACTACTTTAAAACCATGTCCCTCAAGCAAATGTACAGCTCTTCCACTACGTCCTCCGGAGCGACAAACCATTGTGTACTCAATTCCTTTATCCAATTCATGCATACGGAACTCCAATAATCCCAGTGGAATATGAATTGCTTGTGGTATTTTTCCTTCTTTCACTTCATCCACTTCACGCACGTCAATCAGGTGAATTGTTTTGTTCGTATTTAACTTTTCTTGAACTTCTAATGGTGTTATTTCAATCATTTTAAACCCTCCATTTTTTAAATTTAAATAAATAAGTTTACATTGCCTTCTTGAGCATCTCCAAGATAAGCAGCTACTCCACCATAATCGATGCCATCCATCAATTCTTTCTGCTGTAAGCCTAGAAGATCCATCGTCATTGTACAAGCAACCAGTTTTACATCTTGTTCTTCAGCCAGTTCAATCAGTTGCGGGAGTGTCATCGCATTATGCTTTTTAATGACATGTTTAATCATTTTAGGACCCATTCCAGCAAAGTTCATTTTGGAAATCCCCATCTTATCTGCACCGCGTGGCATCATTTTGCCAAATACTTTTTCCAGTAAGCCTTTTTTCACTGGGACTAGTTCTTCTTTTCGAAGTGCATTTAATCCCCAAAATGTATGAAATATCGTTACTTGGTGATCATAAGCTGCAGCACCATTTGCAATGATGTATGCCGCCATTGCTTTATCATAATCTCCACTGAATAATACAATGGTAGTTCTTTTCGTTTCAGTCAATCAAATCTTCCTCCCGATTTTACCCACAGGGGTATATTTCGTATTAAAAAGAAAAGAGTCCATCGTTTCATCGACTCTTTACTAGTAGTTCTACTGCTTCTTTTACAATATCCTCTTGTGTTCTTGGATCGCTGTCATCCAATTGTTGAATACATTCAATCAGATTGGAGCTGACAATAACGCCTATCGTTCTATCTATAGCTGAGCGTGAGGCTGACAATTGTGTAATTACTTCTTTACAATCTTTATTTTCATCCATCATTTTTAAAATACCTTTGATTTGACCCTCAATCCGTTTTAACCTGTTTTTTACTTTGTCATCGTATTCCATACCCATCACTTCCTTATATTTATGCTATACACATATATTATACCCCTACAGGTATAATGTCAATCCCTTTGCTTTTATTAA is a window from the Sporosarcina sp. ANT_H38 genome containing:
- a CDS encoding sulfurtransferase TusA family protein — its product is MQSNKVLDAKGLACPMPVVRARKVMKEMETGEVLEILATDKGSVADLAAWSKSGGHDLVKHKEEAGVFTFWIQKG
- a CDS encoding MBL fold metallo-hydrolase; translation: MTVQAMTASTIAKKVVNQEPFFILDVRNEDAFVDWKIEGENIQYLNIPYFDLLDGVEEILHQLPADLDIVVVCAKEGSSIMIGEMIAEEGRAVHYLQGGMKAWSEHLEPVKIGDLKDGGELYQFVRIGKGCLSYMIVSNGEAAIIDATRMTDVFIEFAEKLDVEITHILDTHLHADHISGGRKIAEAVNGTYWLPQKDASEVTFAYESLEEGRTITIGDTTIAIQPLYSPGHTIGSTSFIIDDSYLLSGDILFIDSIGRPDLAGLAEDWVGDLRESLYKRYKELSEELIVLPAHFMIIEELNRDGSVSRKLGTLFAENHGLNIEDEVEFREMVTGNLPPQPNAYQQIRETNMGKITPDLETQREMEIGPNRCAVR
- a CDS encoding sulfurtransferase TusA family protein, with protein sequence MIKTDFILDAKGLACPMPIVKTRKIIKEMEPGNVLEVQATDKGSTADLKAWAEGSGHDYLGTTEDAGILTHYVRKSSGEEKVEKKHPHIVSNEQLQAILEGNREVLVLDVRESAEYAFNHIPGAKSFPLADLDSELGNLDKETEIYVVCRTGNRSDTASRKLAELGFSRVKNVVPGMSEWNGPTEKLV
- a CDS encoding rhodanese-like domain-containing protein gives rise to the protein MIEITPLEVQEKLNTNKTIHLIDVREVDEVKEGKIPQAIHIPLGLLEFRMHELDKGIEYTMVCRSGGRSGRAVHLLEGHGFKVVNMVGGMNDWEGSVE
- a CDS encoding DsrE/DsrF/DrsH-like family protein, whose translation is MTETKRTTIVLFSGDYDKAMAAYIIANGAAAYDHQVTIFHTFWGLNALRKEELVPVKKGLLEKVFGKMMPRGADKMGISKMNFAGMGPKMIKHVIKKHNAMTLPQLIELAEEQDVKLVACTMTMDLLGLQQKELMDGIDYGGVAAYLGDAQEGNVNLFI
- a CDS encoding metal-sensitive transcriptional regulator codes for the protein MEYDDKVKNRLKRIEGQIKGILKMMDENKDCKEVITQLSASRSAIDRTIGVIVSSNLIECIQQLDDSDPRTQEDIVKEAVELLVKSR